The window ctcaaggtgctcgaatggcgacctcgcaccggaagacgcagcgttggaagaccccccactaggtggacggacgacatcagacgagtcgcagggagccgctggattcaggcgtcgcaagaccgtggcatgtggatgtccctacaagagacctatgtccagcagtggacgtctatcagttgatgatgatgatgatgatttcacacccttaggggttgaattttcaaaaatcctttcttagcggatgcctaccttaTAATGGCCATCCTGTTACCGATTTGGTAACCAAGCCACATATGACACGACTAGTATTgttggtacgcgacaggttgagctggcaatcagggtggggatgccccgcacacccgcacatcccccgcgctaacccggtgcgagatatCCCCGTAAGAACATTACcccgtaccccgattgccatctcaacctgtcgcatagtATACTTACTTGAACAGTTAATCCACTTAAAGTATAACAAGCTAGGAATATAAGttcaaagattaaaaaaaaaaaaaaaaaaaaaaaaaaaaagctaggAATATAAGTTATTATCCGAAGTAAAGTGGCCGGGTCCAATACAACAAATCGCTATAACACGATGGGTCAACAGAGAGGCACTGTTTGCTGCATTCAATCAAGGTAATGCGATAGCCGGCTGACGCACGCCGGCATAAATACCTAATGCTGTGGGTCTTTTTCCATTAAAGGTCATAGTGACATAAGAGCATGGCCGTAGccagaggttgggggttcaaaccaaaccccccccccccccccttcaccctgataaaagaaaattatttttggaATGGATCAatggccgtcattttagtgacgtcagcattagactgaagtttcgagctgttggtatatttttatttcgactgacgtcatttcgatgttaatgagacatggttccagcgcaatagcaatttgcggaacttataccgAGCAGTatcgtgcaactcatagaggcataaaagcgctgcttacccaagaaatagttaactcggttgaaattgctcaatgctcattattctttgacttgcttacctaactactgcttaccctggctttaaaccctatgcacgccactgataccgaggtacttactacttacgtCAAGTCGAGCAGAATTTGGCTCTGAGAACATCCCTCCCCCCAACCCCTTTATCAATTCCTGCCTACGGCCATGCATAAGAGTACCTACTGCTCCTTCTTCGTCGCaagactcttggcagagtggtcgtggtcatcacgaagtgacgttttTGGGGGTAGATGTTATGCGCCTCACGAGCACatcgccacttctccctgctgagTGCTGACCGCAATGTATAGTAACCACCTAGTTGtaagtgcattcaaaataaactggcgtgttccCACtggagaccgtcattagcaataacaatatggattacattcgacatgccgcgtaaacaataggggtaataaccaaacactcatagagcccattcattttttaaggagccggttcaacctcatagtgatgatacttttgaattcacccgcaacgacttaatcctattgttattgctaatgacggtctcaagtggaaacacgccagcttattttgaatgcactatacctacataattgtaTCCTTGCCAGAATGACTGCAACTTCCTTTTCAGCTATAGAAAACACCAGCACCATTGTCAATTTGGAgcgcgaaaaaatataaaaaaagtattaccATTACTGTTGTAATggtaatactttttttatattttttgcaacGCTCGACTGCATTCAAGGAtgacacaatttttttgtgtcgcCGAATTATAATAGCTATTCAACTGTGGCCTGAGGTCACAGATCACAACCCTGGGCTCTATCGGCACTACACTAAGAAATCTTGCTAGCATCGGTTGtttgccaataaagtgaaaaaaaaaaccgaaatacaatttttttggtttaaaagtttaatttttttttctcaaaatgttGAAGTTTtcgttttgttttgtaattttggTTTCTATTAGCGCCGGTGTGTATATAGCTAAAGGTGAGTACATGTTAAATATTAGTTGATAGAATGTAAAAAtcagttaagtgcgagtcgatctcacatacgaagggttccgtacaatcgtccaagaaatagtactttttaattttgtttaatttttatagcgaccattttgatatttttgttatttgtggTTATAACAGCAAtagacattctgtgaaaatgtcatttgtacctattacggttcacgagatacaccccgcagacagatagacggacggacgaacggacggtcaggcggaatcttagtaatagggtatacctactactactataaTGTATAAACATGTTATCAAACTCAAACACCCATTTTGTATGAGTTTGCTTGATAAAACCTTCGAGGAATTGTAGTAAAATACTAATTCAATGAATAAAACGCAGATATTTCGAAATCACAGACACATAGAGCCTTTAATTCCATGTATAgataattatgaaaatattatcaTATTCCACTTCTAGGTAAAACATAAtgcaataggtaagtaggtattttaccaGACGTTGGAAAACTCGGCCGGTATTTTTTCCAAAACGCCTCTCAGTTGTAAGTCACGACAGGCTTGTGCTATAATACATTTGCCTTGAGGATACATTCGGACCAGCCCCTTCCTGAAAGAAAGATAGAAaaaaatggtactgattctgatgccaactaaatagagtaggtattaAGATATTTTCTTACCTTCTCTTATCTCttcggctcgttggaaagcctggagcaccgcagagactctatgcgtgttctatcgcctttataatggggagtgctctgaagagctttttgacctcattccaccctcatttttctacaaccacaccgcgcgccaccgtaaggaatttcaccatcaccacctgggtgtcacATGCAAACCGTGCCACGcatatgcaaactgtggaaccaactcccatcggcggtgttcccactagattacaacatggggttattcaaggggcggaccaacaaattcctaaaaggccggcaacgcataggcggttcctctggtgctgcaaatgttcaagggcggcggtaatcacttaacatcaggtgacccgcctgctcgttagctcgctatctctataaaaaaaaaccaatgacccctatcataaatgtgaaagtttgttggtttgtccttcaatcacgtcgcaacgtagcaacggatcgacgtgattttttgcatgggtatagtttaagacctggaaagtgacataagctactatttatcccggaaaatcaaagatttcccccgggatttttaaaaacttaaagtcTGAGAAAGTGATTACAAACAGTTTTGTCCACTTAAGGCGGCCTTTAGTTTGAGTTGTTACCAAGACGGTAGGTACACTCCACTATGCGGGTGAGTGTTGAGCCTTACTTGCAATAACAACCAGCTCTGCAGTGCGCCAAGCGTTTGGGAGATGCCTTCACTCTACTCTCCATGGCCTCTGTCTCCCAGCATGTATACTCCTCATAGAACGCACAAGACTTGTGTATTTCGTTGTGGAGGCATTCCTTCTCTGTCATAGATCTGTTTTTGATAATGAACGAAAAACaaatagtccaatctgaacttTGTTTCAAGTCAGCGGTTTGCGCTGGTCATAGACAAGTCCGAGTTAGAactacgcctcgtgttcagattgcaCTACTGTTTTTGTACGTACTGTACCATAattaaagtctaccaatccgcactgaagttgtggtagcctagtggtttggacgtccgccttccaatcggaggtcgggggttcgatcccgggcacgcaactcaaacttttcggagttatgtgcgtttttaagtaggttaaaatatcacttgctttaacggtgaaggaaaacatcgtgaggaaacctgcatgcctgcgagttctccataatattctcaaaggtgtgtgaagtctgccaatccgcactcgaccagcgtggttgactatggccaaaacccttctcactctgagaggagacctgtgctctgtagtgagccggtgatgggttgatcatgatgatgaatccgcacttggtcagcggccctttgagaagagacctgtgctcagtaggtCGGAGtccgcgatgggttgagatgatgaagatgatgatgatcatcatcatcatcatcaaccgatagacgtccactgttggacgtaggtctcttgcaggcacttccacacgcctcggtcttgcgccgcctggatccagcggctccctgctactcgtctgatgttgtccgtccacctgtTCGTCCGTCTTtatttctgattagatcacgtagagaaactccaagcatagctctctccatcgccaagatgatgataatgttcATAAATCCTCACTTAACATCAAAGAACTGTATTTATCCacaaaaaaacacaataaataaaCGGAAATAACGATTTTCATAGCAGATTGGTAAAATGGTAAGTACGGTTAAACAAAAACTAACATTTTAGATAGGAAGTAATTTCAAATTGCTAATTAAAATTTAGGCGTGAAATTAGTTTGATAACAAATTACCAAAGCAAATAACTATGGTGCTTGTTGTATAATTTGTTATTATGTGTTTTTATTGATTTAACTAGGTAGGGCTGCCTGTAAAGTAAAAGCACCATAAAAGTAATCAAACCCATTATGGTTGATTTTATGTTTATATATCAGTGGTATTAAATTCTcaagtgtaaataaaaaaattaaatcacacCTTGCCGACTACACTGCAATATTACCTAAAGTACCTAATcttcttctaagtcttgaaacTTTACATagtgcagattgcagaaaactccggtAGTGCGATTCAGATTTGCGTGTTCGCCTTTCACTTTCAAAGATGCTACCCgtgctgccatctagtgagagcAGCGTGAGTAGTCAAGACTTGGGTTCGTATCCAATTGATGTATGATTGCGGATCTATTTTCTTCGTACGAGTGAGGAGCACCATTTGCTtgcaattgtggcaaccgccacagtaTAATGTGTTAACTATGAAGTGTCAATCGAATTAGAGCAGTGTGGTGAACTTAATCTGGTGTCCCAATATTAAGTAGTGTACACACTTTTTCTTTCCAGGTAATTGCCCAACCAATGAGGAGTACCAGCTGTGCGGTCCAGCGTGCCCGCAGAACTGCAGCGATCCGAAGGCAGGCAACTGCACGGACGACTGTGTCGAGGGGTGCTTCTGCATGATGGGGTACTTGAGGGACGAGAACGGGACTTGCGTTAATGCTGACAAATGTGGTAAGAAGATTTCCATTGCTTTTCCATTGCTCCTCATCCACATATCAGCCTTTATCTTAACAAGGCAAACCTCTTAAATATGTCAGCTAGAGCCTAGAAGGAATCTGCACTTAGCCACTTTGTGATTTGTTGCTATCTCCACAAATAAACCAGAATATCTTTTCACGCAGATTAAATGGGCAAGACAGCCCAGCAGGTATACGTCAAGAAGTTCAGCGTGTTAAATGGCCGTGCCAAGGCACAGGACCGTTGCATTCCGATAAATTTTCAGGCTTACTTTCTCCAGGATCTGGAACATTCCACCGCCATAGTGTTAAAGATAAAAGTAGGCTAGAAAactcatgaaaaaaaaaatgctgtAACATTTTTGTTCGAAAAAGCTGGTATCTCTTATCTAAACAGTACGAAAATCGTAGGAATTTTTTGCGTGACCTTTCAAATCTTTTCCTACTTCCCGATGTTTGTTACAAATAGGCGAAACTGCCAAGAAGTTTTTTTCCTATCAGTTCCTGGAGTTGTTTATCCGGTTCGATCTCAAGGAAActttttgtacatttttatctacatattatttGGAACTGACGGGTGCTTCAGTGACTTTATTTATGTTGTTTATTTTGCTAGGCTGCCCGTAAGAGTTGGTAcacatatagtccgcgacagatggaaatggcaatcggggtatgaggcggggggacgccccgcgcgtcatctgcgctcgcccgcaccgggttagcacggaggctgtgtgggtgtgcggggcgtctcctccccgattgccgtctcgacctgtcgcgtaataggTCGTGGAATAGATTTCAATGTACTTGCctgtgtgtaggtacctattcctaTATTTTAATTCCTGTAGAGTAAATTGTTACTTTGCCGCtcatatgtacctatttaagaaCGGTGACAGCGTAGTGATTAAGAGGCCAGACTTTTAATCGAGAGGTCAGCGGTTCGgctccgggcacgcacctttaacttttcgaagttatatgtgttttaaagcaattaattaaatatctcttTTTTTAATgacgaagaaaaacatcgtgaaaaacctgcatgcttgagagttctccataattttctcaaaggtatgtgaagtctgccatacTTGGAAAGCGTGGCAGCCTATGGCCTAATCCCTTCTCATTCCGGAGAGGaaatgagacccgtgctcagttgtggaccagcgatgggttgatcatgatgacgacgcgttataaatactatctgtcccggctttactcacgtgtgtagtcgacgttagcccgtgtgcctggatttcggtgacggttccagtgatgaagaacagcaggaactgtcgggagacgatcggcagctgtctcccccccaccccagccaccctcacaacgggctctacgggcagcggcacgtgcgtcccgcagtcaaaacagtcaaaaccgcggcgcgtgcgcggacggactcccttgaaaaaggaccccgtatgggttcgaaactagtcgggctaacgtcgactacacacgtgagtaaagccgggacaatagtatttataatggaaatcactcacggtagtttaaacgctaaaatgacgACGCGTATTTCAATACATTATTTATGCTCATTTCTTTTCGCAGTTGGAAATCCATCTTGCAGCGAAAACGAAGAGTTTCTTCCATGTGGAACTGCCTGTCCTGCGACTTGTGCTGTACCAGAACCAGAAGTGTGTGGCCTCGCCTGCAGCATGGGCTGCTTCTGTAAGGAAGGCTTCTACCGGGATGAAGTCACTCACCAGTGTGTGACGATGGACAACTGCTCTACTGTTGGTAAGTTATCTTCTTCTTCATCTCGCGTCGGTCCCTCAATCTTGAGGATCGTGGGTTCCTCGAGAAATCACCTTCTTCACGATATTgcaccatttttagggttccgtacctcaaaaggaaaaacggaacccttataggatcactttgttgtctatctgtttgtctgtctgtccgtctgtctgtcaagaaacctacagggtacttcccgttgacctagaatcatgaaatttggcaggtaggtagatcttatagctgtcatttggggaaaaatctgaataccgtgaatttagggttagatcacacaaaaaaattaaattgtggtcaactaataattagtatttttaactttcgaagggagtgactatatcaagtggggtatcatatgaaaggtcttcacctgtacattctaaaacagatttttatttattttaatgcatcatagtttttgaattatcgtgcaaaatgtcgaaaaaatacgactgtagtacggaaccccggTTTTTCACTGTTGGAGGCCGTAAGGAAGGCATTGCAGAAGGGTGTGTCGACCGCTTCTCGTATCTGGTCGGACCAACGTTTCGGGCTTCGTTCGCGAGGTCTCTTTCCTCCGATCTTGCCAGTGACCAACAGTTTCTCTATGCTACTCGCGTTTTTCCtagcaatttttgaaaattcaacctctaagggggtaagaTAGGTGTTTGAAAATGTACGCGGACgacgattatttatttaatcgaaCCACTagtctttataataatacaagcttatcctcgcgacttcatccgagtggactacacaaatttcaaaccccttgtTGGGGAGGGATTCAAATTAATTCCTCGGAGGGTTCAGTGGACTGTATATTTTCTTgatcacaataattattcaCAATTTTCTAGGTTCACAATGGTTCACGGTACTTCTAGTTCTGAGGTCTTCTTCGTTCGGAAGCAAGaggcgaagtgattctatacaaTATAATCGATCTTATATCTAATTCTCCCACTCGGCAAGCGCATACGGTCATGCCGAGCGGGAGACAAGGCGATCGCGGGTGGTGAAGGCGTAGCGGAGCACGGGGGTGTCAGCGGCCGACCAATCAGCGTCAGTCATCGCCGGCGCTGCGCGTGGCTCGAAGCTCCTGTCCGCAACATTTCTCCCCTTAGCATAGCTCTTGCATTGCTTCTTTTTCTTCGTCAGGACGGCGAGCTTCCTCTTGGATCGATGAAACCAGCAGCTTTGGGTTCTCACAACGACGTTGTGTACATTCTTATGATGTTCAGAATGCACTGCAGGTTCACGTTGAGTCGATGCAGGTATGCAGCTCTCAACCAGTTCTTCGCCATCGTAACCAGTGCGCTTGACCGGATCGCAGAGCTTGCTATGTGACCAGCTTGCAGTTGATCGTGTGGATCGTCGAGCACACCAAAGTAGACAATTGAGAGCTGCCTTTTTCCTCGTCGTGGTTTCGTTCGCGGAGGTATAATTGCAGCGTAGGCTGGAGCTCTGACTTCGTGTGAAGTATGTTCATGGGATCGCACTCCCCTCGTATTGCAATACCGGGGGAGTTGGAGTTCTGCTGTTTCTTCCACGGGGTTCGTCGTTGTTCGCTCGTCTTCTTTCTGGATCGGATCGTAAGTTGATTTTGATGGATCAACTAAGGCGTCGAGATGCTGGCATCTGACTGGTTCTGGCGATTTCTCGTATCTTAGATGAAAAACGAGCTCTTCTTCGTTGCTGGTCATGGTTCGAGGTGCAGTTCCATGTATGACCCAGCCAAGCTCGGTACGTGAAGCTGCAGGTTCGTGGCGATCTCCAGTCAGCAGCTGCTTCGACACGATTAGCTCCCAGTTGTCGGAGCCAATAAGCAAGCGTGGTCGGGCTCGCTCGTAGCACACTTCGCTTGGATCCAGTGCTTGAAGATGTTGGCACCGCAGTAGTTCTAGCGGTATGGTCTGGTGCAGCAAGTGGAAACGTCGCACAGTTCTGGCTCGTATGACGTGCGACGCTCTTGTGTTCTTGCCTCGTAACTGGAACTGGACGGTTCTGCTGCTTTGTTCATTTTCGGTGGAGTTGATACCACGGATGTTAACAGCATTAGCGGGCCCTTTAAGGTTCAGTTGGTCCGCTAGATCTTCTTCGATGAGGGTGATTGTAGAGCCCTCATCTAATAAGGCGTAGGTGTGTATTTCGACGCCGTCGGAGTTCTTGAGGACGACCGGGCACACCTTGAGCATAACATTGCGTCCAGTCTTCGTGTTGGTAGATGTCGAGGCTACTATTTCCTCCACTTGTTCTTGTG of the Maniola hyperantus chromosome 19, iAphHyp1.2, whole genome shotgun sequence genome contains:
- the LOC117991018 gene encoding serine protease inhibitor swm-1-like; its protein translation is MLKFSFCFVILVSISAGVYIAKGNCPTNEEYQLCGPACPQNCSDPKAGNCTDDCVEGCFCMMGYLRDENGTCVNADKCVGNPSCSENEEFLPCGTACPATCAVPEPEVCGLACSMGCFCKEGFYRDEVTHQCVTMDNCSTVDMCFNANEVYDICNATCEPTCAEPEPICAKVCRAGCICAPGLLRSPSGDCVSVDKCPASNGTRPDVLNKYLTTINKILHLTAV